The following are from one region of the Ananas comosus cultivar F153 linkage group 20, ASM154086v1, whole genome shotgun sequence genome:
- the LOC109725894 gene encoding uncharacterized protein LOC109725894: MAPRRRSSSRSAREGTSGVPEQVDASEGAELRDQLATLIGVMRQQADVVQRQQEAAMRQEERMERLQETVDQLVGAPAAARRERPGVAAEMFPSGSGDPTPVSSEVAAERERALAALMAFKKFDPPTFDGEDPDPWIVEMWIDAMETLFEDLYTLERDKVNLVAHYLKQSTKV, translated from the coding sequence atggcaccgcgtaggcgatcttcttccagatcggcgcgggaggggacaagtggtgttcCCGAGCAAGTCGACGCGAGCGAAGGCGCAgagcttcgtgatcagttggccacactcattggagtgatgaggcaacaagctgatgtggtgcagaggcagcaggaggctgctatgcgccaGGAAGAGCGAATGGAAAGACTCCAAGAAACGGTGGACCAGCTGGTGGGTGCACCAGCTGCGGCTCGTCGAGAACGGCCGGGAGTCGCGGCGGAGATGTTCccgtcggggtcgggcgatCCGACTCCTGTTAGTTCAGAGGTGGCGGCAGaaagggagcgagctttggctgccctcatggctttcaagaaatttgatccgcctaccttcgatGGTGAGGATCcagatccgtggatcgtggagatgtggattgatgccatggaaacgctcttcgaggatctgtacacgttggagcgagacaaggtaaacctagTCGCGCATTATCTCAAACAGTCGACGAAGGTGTag